One part of the Arabidopsis thaliana chromosome 4, partial sequence genome encodes these proteins:
- the VAG2 gene encoding vacuolar ATP synthase subunit G2 (vacuolar ATP synthase subunit G2 (VAG2); FUNCTIONS IN: hydrolase activity, acting on acid anhydrides, catalyzing transmembrane movement of substances; INVOLVED IN: proton transport; LOCATED IN: plasma membrane, vacuole; EXPRESSED IN: 25 plant structures; EXPRESSED DURING: 15 growth stages; CONTAINS InterPro DOMAIN/s: Vacuolar (H+)-ATPase G subunit (InterPro:IPR005124); BEST Arabidopsis thaliana protein match is: vacuolar membrane ATPase 10 (TAIR:AT3G01390.2); Has 639 Blast hits to 639 proteins in 196 species: Archae - 2; Bacteria - 5; Metazoa - 338; Fungi - 118; Plants - 124; Viruses - 0; Other Eukaryotes - 52 (source: NCBI BLink).), producing the protein MESAGIQQLLAAEREAQQIVNAARTAKMTRLKQAKEEAETEVAEHKTSTEQGFQRKLEATSGDSGANVKRLEQETDAKIEQLKNEATRISKDVVDMLLKNVTTVNN; encoded by the exons atgGAATCTGCAGGGATCCAGCAACTGCTTGCTGCTGAACGTGAAGCTCAGCAAATTGTCAATGCCGCTAGGACCG CAAAAATGACTAGACTGAAGCAAGCCAAGGAAGAAGCTGAAACAGAGGTTGCTGAGCACAAAACCAGTACAGAGCAGGGGTTCCAGAGGAAACTCGAAGCG ACAAGTGGAGATTCAGGTGCAAACGTGAAGAGGCTTGAGCAAGAGACTGATGCCAAAATCGAGCAATTGAAGAACGAAGCTACGAGAATTTCCAAAGATGTTGTGGATATGCTTCTGAAAAATGTGACCACAGTGAACAACTGA
- a CDS encoding transmembrane protein, putative (DUF1191) (Protein of unknown function (DUF1191); FUNCTIONS IN: molecular_function unknown; INVOLVED IN: biological_process unknown; LOCATED IN: plasma membrane; EXPRESSED IN: 16 plant structures; EXPRESSED DURING: 7 growth stages; CONTAINS InterPro DOMAIN/s: Protein of unknown function DUF1191 (InterPro:IPR010605); BEST Arabidopsis thaliana protein match is: Protein of unknown function (DUF1191) (TAIR:AT4G01140.1); Has 106 Blast hits to 106 proteins in 14 species: Archae - 0; Bacteria - 0; Metazoa - 0; Fungi - 0; Plants - 106; Viruses - 0; Other Eukaryotes - 0 (source: NCBI BLink).) produces the protein MNSKSLTCCVVFLLHTSLFSSTLQSSLIHLNSTTSILNVTLPHSLSQSLENFALKTLTTQHHTGALYRAILPENLSGIEVSVVRLTGKSLWNSGAKFSNVLIPERSVSVPPARRVVIVYQNLGNWSNHWYTVPGYRLITSVLGFKVLDVSDQDNVKEIILKMKNPVEVSFRDLPKERDEEMLSRVRCVSFKAQTKDEEATHISRMVIPGVCYGSSHGDYSVIEPLENDKKNVESWSTWWWLWIVGFVLGFGLLGFLCTMGIRVSRAKKIQVMMERDANDGEVFESRWFGGSKMPSAAVTRTLPELESGFERVS, from the coding sequence ATGAACTCAAAGTCTCTCACTTGCTGTGTTGTGTTCTTACTACATACcagtttgttttcttctacatTACAATCCTCTCTTATCCACTTGAACTCCACAACATCAATCCTTAATGTCACTTTACCACATTCCTTGTCTCAATCCTTAGAGAATTTCGCCCTCAAGACGTTAACCACTCAACATCATACCGGTGCACTATACCGAGCTATCTTACCGGAAAATCTCTCCGGCATCGAAGTCTCTGTCGTCCGTCTCACCGGGAAGAGTCTTTGGAACTCCGGGGCCAAGTTCAGCAACGTGCTTATTCCGGAAAGGTCAGTTTCGGTTCCTCCTGCTAGGAGAGTCGTTATAGTATACCAAAATCTAGGGAATTGGTCTAACCATTGGTATACCGTACCTGGTTACCGGTTAATCACTTCTGTCTTAGGGTTTAAGGTATTGGATGTGTCGGATCAAGACAATGTTAAAGAAATAATtctaaagatgaagaatcctgTAGAGGTTTCGTTTAGGGATCTACCTAAAGAGAGGGATGAGGAAATGCTGTCTAGGGTAAGATGCGTGAGTTTCAAGGCACAGACCAAAGATGAGGAAGCGACTCATATAAGCCGAATGGTTATCCCGGGTGTGTGTTATGGTTCGAGCCATGGGGATTATTCGGTGATCGAGCCTTTGGAGAACGATAAGAAGAATGTTGAGTCGTGGTCCACCTGGTGGTGGTTGTGGATCGTGGGATTTGTATTAGGATTCGgtttattagggtttttgtgtACAATGGGGATAAGGGTTTCAAGAGCGAAGAAGATTCAAGTGATGATGGAGAGAGACGCTAATGATGGTGAAGTGTTTGAGAGCAGATGGTTTGGTGGAAGTAAAATGCCATCTGCAGCTGTAACCAGAACTTTACCAGAGCTCGAATCCGGGTTCGAAAGGGTCTCTTAG
- a CDS encoding Galactose mutarotase-like superfamily protein: protein MEPSSGTGPEKRPTVDLVKDRNGTDQILLQNPRGASVKISLHGGQVLSWKTDKGDELLFNSTKANLKPPHPVRGGIPICFPQFGTRGSLEQHGFARNKMWLVENNPPALPSFDSTGKAYVDLVLKSSDEDTMRIWPYSFEFHLRVSLALDGNLTLISRVRNINSKPFSFSIAYHTYFSISDISEVRLEGLETLDYLDNMHDRERFTEQGDALTFESEIDRVYLNSKDVVAIFDHERKRTFLIKKEGLPDVDSRFVAVVWNPWEKKARALTDLGDDEYRHMLCVDGAAIEKPITLKPGEEWTGKLHLSLVLST from the exons ATGGAACCATCATCTGGAACCGGTCCTGAGAAGAGACCAACCGTTGACTTGGTCAAGGATAGAAATGGAACGgatcagattcttcttcagaatCCTAGAGGCGCCTCTGTAAAG ATTAGTTTACATGGAGGACAAGTTCTTTCATGGAAGACTGACAAGGGTGATGAATTGTTATTCAACAGCACCAAG GCCAACTTGAAGCCTCCCCATCCGGTACGAGGAGGAATCCCTATATGCTTTCCTCAG tTTGGAACTCGGGGATCACTTGAGCAACACGGGTTTGCAAGAAACAAGATGTGGCTTGTAGAAAACAATCCACCTGCTTTACCTTCATTTGACTCAACTGGAAAAGCCTATGTTGATTTGGTGCTTAAGTCATCTGATGAAGATACGATGAGGATCTGGCCTTACAG CTTTGAGTTTCATCTGAGAGTCTCATTGGCATTAGATGGGAACCTAACACTGATATCACGAGTCAGAAACATCAATTCAAAGCCTTTTAGCTTTTCCATTGCTTACCACACTTACTTCTCCATTTCCGATATTAG TGAAGTTAGACTTGAAGGGCTGGAAACTCTTGACTATCTTGATAATATGCATGATAGAGAGCGGTTCACAGAGCAAGGCGATGCATTAACCTTTGAATCAGAGATCGATAGAGTGTACCTAAATTCTAAAGACGTGGTTGCCATTTTCGACCATGAGAGAAAACGCACATTCCTCATCAAGAAAGAAGGTCTACCTGATGTCG ATTCTCGGTTTGTTGCAGTGGTATGGAATCCATGGGAGAAGAAAGCGAGAGCATTGACGGATTTGGGAGATGATGAGTATAGACACATGTTGTGTGTGGATGGAGCAGCCATTGAGAAACCCATCACCTTGAAACCGGGTGAAGAATGGACCGGGAAATTACATCTCTCGCTTGTTCTTTCCACCTAA
- a CDS encoding Galactose mutarotase-like superfamily protein (Galactose mutarotase-like superfamily protein; FUNCTIONS IN: isomerase activity, carbohydrate binding, aldose 1-epimerase activity, catalytic activity; INVOLVED IN: galactose metabolic process, carbohydrate metabolic process; LOCATED IN: cellular_component unknown; EXPRESSED IN: 25 plant structures; EXPRESSED DURING: 14 growth stages; CONTAINS InterPro DOMAIN/s: Glycoside hydrolase-type carbohydrate-binding (InterPro:IPR011013), Aldose 1-epimerase (InterPro:IPR008183), Glycoside hydrolase-type carbohydrate-binding, subgroup (InterPro:IPR014718); BEST Arabidopsis thaliana protein match is: Galactose mutarotase-like superfamily protein (TAIR:AT3G61610.1); Has 2244 Blast hits to 2241 proteins in 942 species: Archae - 0; Bacteria - 1605; Metazoa - 39; Fungi - 135; Plants - 255; Viruses - 0; Other Eukaryotes - 210 (source: NCBI BLink).), translating to MEPSSGTGPEKRPTVDLVKDRNGTDQILLQNPRGASVKISLHGGQVLSWKTDKGDELLFNSTKANLKPPHPVRGGIPICFPQFGTRGSLEQHGFARNKMWLVENNPPALPSFDSTGKAYVDLVLKSSDEDTMRIWPYSFEFHLRVSLALDGNLTLISRVRNINSKPFSFSIAYHTYFSISDISEVRLEGLETLDYLDNMHDRERFTEQGDALTFESEIDRVYLNSKDVVAIFDHERKRTFLIKKEGLPDVVVWNPWEKKARALTDLGDDEYRHMLCVDGAAIEKPITLKPGEEWTGKLHLSLVLST from the exons ATGGAACCATCATCTGGAACCGGTCCTGAGAAGAGACCAACCGTTGACTTGGTCAAGGATAGAAATGGAACGgatcagattcttcttcagaatCCTAGAGGCGCCTCTGTAAAG ATTAGTTTACATGGAGGACAAGTTCTTTCATGGAAGACTGACAAGGGTGATGAATTGTTATTCAACAGCACCAAG GCCAACTTGAAGCCTCCCCATCCGGTACGAGGAGGAATCCCTATATGCTTTCCTCAG tTTGGAACTCGGGGATCACTTGAGCAACACGGGTTTGCAAGAAACAAGATGTGGCTTGTAGAAAACAATCCACCTGCTTTACCTTCATTTGACTCAACTGGAAAAGCCTATGTTGATTTGGTGCTTAAGTCATCTGATGAAGATACGATGAGGATCTGGCCTTACAG CTTTGAGTTTCATCTGAGAGTCTCATTGGCATTAGATGGGAACCTAACACTGATATCACGAGTCAGAAACATCAATTCAAAGCCTTTTAGCTTTTCCATTGCTTACCACACTTACTTCTCCATTTCCGATATTAG TGAAGTTAGACTTGAAGGGCTGGAAACTCTTGACTATCTTGATAATATGCATGATAGAGAGCGGTTCACAGAGCAAGGCGATGCATTAACCTTTGAATCAGAGATCGATAGAGTGTACCTAAATTCTAAAGACGTGGTTGCCATTTTCGACCATGAGAGAAAACGCACATTCCTCATCAAGAAAGAAGGTCTACCTGATGTCG TGGTATGGAATCCATGGGAGAAGAAAGCGAGAGCATTGACGGATTTGGGAGATGATGAGTATAGACACATGTTGTGTGTGGATGGAGCAGCCATTGAGAAACCCATCACCTTGAAACCGGGTGAAGAATGGACCGGGAAATTACATCTCTCGCTTGTTCTTTCCACCTAA
- a CDS encoding Galactose mutarotase-like superfamily protein encodes MIQISLHGGQVLSWKTDKGDELLFNSTKANLKPPHPVRGGIPICFPQFGTRGSLEQHGFARNKMWLVENNPPALPSFDSTGKAYVDLVLKSSDEDTMRIWPYSFEFHLRVSLALDGNLTLISRVRNINSKPFSFSIAYHTYFSISDISEVRLEGLETLDYLDNMHDRERFTEQGDALTFESEIDRVYLNSKDVVAIFDHERKRTFLIKKEGLPDVVVWNPWEKKARALTDLGDDEYRHMLCVDGAAIEKPITLKPGEEWTGKLHLSLVLST; translated from the exons ATGATTCAGATTAGTTTACATGGAGGACAAGTTCTTTCATGGAAGACTGACAAGGGTGATGAATTGTTATTCAACAGCACCAAG GCCAACTTGAAGCCTCCCCATCCGGTACGAGGAGGAATCCCTATATGCTTTCCTCAG tTTGGAACTCGGGGATCACTTGAGCAACACGGGTTTGCAAGAAACAAGATGTGGCTTGTAGAAAACAATCCACCTGCTTTACCTTCATTTGACTCAACTGGAAAAGCCTATGTTGATTTGGTGCTTAAGTCATCTGATGAAGATACGATGAGGATCTGGCCTTACAG CTTTGAGTTTCATCTGAGAGTCTCATTGGCATTAGATGGGAACCTAACACTGATATCACGAGTCAGAAACATCAATTCAAAGCCTTTTAGCTTTTCCATTGCTTACCACACTTACTTCTCCATTTCCGATATTAG TGAAGTTAGACTTGAAGGGCTGGAAACTCTTGACTATCTTGATAATATGCATGATAGAGAGCGGTTCACAGAGCAAGGCGATGCATTAACCTTTGAATCAGAGATCGATAGAGTGTACCTAAATTCTAAAGACGTGGTTGCCATTTTCGACCATGAGAGAAAACGCACATTCCTCATCAAGAAAGAAGGTCTACCTGATGTCG TGGTATGGAATCCATGGGAGAAGAAAGCGAGAGCATTGACGGATTTGGGAGATGATGAGTATAGACACATGTTGTGTGTGGATGGAGCAGCCATTGAGAAACCCATCACCTTGAAACCGGGTGAAGAATGGACCGGGAAATTACATCTCTCGCTTGTTCTTTCCACCTAA